The Saprospiraceae bacterium genome includes a window with the following:
- a CDS encoding transporter, which translates to MKNNLVFLTAIISMLLLNSMYSQTPSDALTMKKNELCIAIIYQHDTWDMYWEGTKFRENQNIGTLTRKTILPMVAYGLTDKLNLIVSLPYVSTDASGGQMRGVSGLQDFSIFAKYKIYDSSEESSGLSAFVTGGFGLPASSYLSDYMPFSLGLGTQEYSIRGIVKYEHNTGIYIRGSYAYLYRTTTEAERDYYYADGSYYTTTMDVPNATTGEIALGGWLLNRSLQLEATAGNQTSLSGDDIRTQNAGQPTNKMDMTIAGFKIRYFTPVLSGLSILGGYSKILDGRNVGDSEIISAGLTYQFHVKKSSI; encoded by the coding sequence GTGAAAAACAATTTAGTATTTCTAACCGCAATCATTTCGATGTTGCTGTTAAATTCTATGTATTCCCAAACCCCTTCAGATGCTCTTACCATGAAAAAAAATGAGCTCTGTATCGCCATCATATATCAGCATGATACCTGGGATATGTATTGGGAAGGTACAAAATTCAGAGAAAATCAAAACATCGGCACTTTGACAAGAAAAACCATCTTACCCATGGTGGCTTATGGACTGACAGACAAACTGAATCTTATCGTTTCTTTACCTTATGTATCAACGGATGCATCAGGCGGTCAGATGCGAGGTGTCTCGGGACTCCAGGACTTCAGCATTTTTGCCAAGTATAAAATTTACGATTCATCAGAAGAAAGCAGCGGATTATCGGCATTTGTGACCGGAGGATTCGGACTGCCGGCTTCTTCTTATCTATCGGACTATATGCCATTTAGTCTCGGTTTGGGTACTCAGGAGTATTCTATCAGAGGTATTGTGAAATATGAGCATAACACAGGCATCTACATCAGAGGTAGTTATGCATACCTGTATCGCACCACTACCGAAGCCGAACGCGATTATTATTACGCAGATGGTTCCTATTATACAACCACAATGGATGTCCCGAATGCGACAACGGGAGAAATAGCACTGGGTGGATGGCTTCTGAATCGTAGCTTACAATTGGAAGCAACCGCAGGAAATCAGACATCTTTATCGGGTGATGACATCCGAACTCAGAATGCAGGTCAACCTACCAATAAAATGGACATGACAATTGCTGGATTCAAAATAAGATATTTCACTCCGGTTTTAAGTGGACTCAGTATATTGGGCGGTTATAGCAAGATTCTGGATGGCCGTAATGTCGGGGATTCAGAAATCATATCAGCCGGCCTAACTTATCAATTTCATGTAAAAAAATCTTCAATTTAA
- a CDS encoding helix-turn-helix transcriptional regulator — protein sequence MTLLELSDTLKISKSAISDYETSKTLPGLDVVQKFSNFFEVPIDDLYNSDISEKYIKNGGKLKRETSAIVKSENALEFENEKYIFNIKLLVQKLESTQLQIQMLKQLLESREAENKTLKINIKLLEEQLKDSGYL from the coding sequence ATGACACTCTTAGAATTGAGTGATACATTAAAAATCAGCAAAAGCGCTATATCTGACTACGAAACCAGCAAAACTTTACCGGGTTTGGATGTGGTACAAAAGTTCAGTAACTTTTTTGAAGTGCCGATTGATGATTTATATAATTCCGATATTTCGGAAAAATATATCAAAAACGGAGGAAAGTTAAAGAGAGAAACTTCTGCAATTGTCAAAAGTGAAAATGCATTAGAGTTTGAAAATGAAAAATATATTTTTAATATAAAACTTCTGGTACAAAAATTGGAGAGTACTCAGCTTCAGATTCAAATGTTAAAACAGTTGTTGGAAAGTCGGGAGGCTGAAAACAAAACGCTGAAAATAAACATAAAACTCTTAGAAGAGCAATTGAAAGATTCAGGTTATTTATAA
- a CDS encoding sulfite exporter TauE/SafE family protein, giving the protein MMSNDLFFIMSENISVMITMVFGSFVAGSSPEGSASIAYPVFTLYLGILPDVARNFAFAIQSIGMTAASIYILNKKIPLDWNYIKYVTISGLFGLVLGTYYLVPYVPPVYAKLIFVSLWLAFGIILFLMNRQNDRLILDKINDFKNSDIINLLAFGFVGGCISALFGTGINIFTFCFLVIYYKVNEKVATPSSIIIMTVETIAGFALHALILKDISPKTYHMWLSCIPIVIFFAPLGAYLVHRVSRKFFTNFLYFIFFIQYVGAMFVIRPNLNMSLLSGGIIIIGLVLFHIIGKLDRYAIVNKA; this is encoded by the coding sequence ATGATGTCAAATGATTTGTTCTTCATAATGAGCGAAAATATTTCCGTCATGATTACGATGGTATTCGGCTCTTTTGTTGCAGGTTCAAGCCCGGAAGGAAGTGCATCTATTGCTTATCCTGTTTTTACCTTATATCTGGGAATCTTGCCGGATGTAGCCCGAAATTTTGCTTTTGCCATCCAAAGTATAGGCATGACTGCGGCTTCCATATATATTCTGAATAAAAAAATCCCGCTGGATTGGAATTATATTAAATACGTCACAATCAGCGGTTTATTTGGCTTGGTACTTGGTACATATTATCTTGTTCCTTACGTGCCACCTGTTTATGCAAAACTTATTTTTGTTTCTTTGTGGCTGGCATTCGGGATTATACTTTTTCTGATGAACAGACAAAATGATAGATTAATATTGGATAAAATTAATGACTTCAAAAACTCTGATATCATTAATTTATTAGCCTTTGGTTTTGTCGGCGGTTGTATTTCTGCCTTATTTGGCACCGGAATTAATATTTTCACATTTTGTTTTTTGGTGATATACTACAAAGTGAATGAAAAAGTTGCAACACCTTCATCGATTATCATTATGACCGTAGAGACCATTGCAGGATTTGCACTTCATGCCCTGATTCTGAAAGATATAAGCCCAAAAACATATCATATGTGGCTAAGCTGCATTCCGATTGTCATATTTTTTGCTCCATTAGGTGCCTATCTGGTACATAGAGTATCCCGAAAGTTTTTTACTAATTTTTTGTATTTTATTTTTTTTATCCAATACGTGGGGGCTATGTTTGTAATCAGACCAAATCTGAACATGTCATTATTATCCGGAGGGATAATAATTATTGGATTAGTACTCTTTCATATTATAGGTAAATTGGACAGATATGCTATTGTAAATAAAGCTTAA
- a CDS encoding galactose mutarotase, producing the protein MINCLSIFSGCKNDPKSLRNMPSKNTIKVEKSVFGLLPDQSRADIYTLTNTNGMRVKITNYGGIITSWTAPDRWGVYEDIVLGYDKLEHYVANNPYFGAIIGRYGNRIAKGKFSLDGKNFTLAVNNIGNHLHGGIIGFDKVLWRAEIVEGEEATLMLTYLSKDGEEGYPGNLNVTVIFTLTNANELKIDYEAETDQTTVVNLTSHSYFNLTAHKTDILGHTLKLNADKFLPVDKTLIPTGELRPVICTPFDFINPKIIGQDIRSEDEQLFLGGGYDHCWVLNTSTDALTLAATLSEPNSGRVLDVFTTEPAIQFYSGNFLDGTITGKNNVVYGHRSGLCLETQHFPDSPNQKTFPNVVLKPGEKYKSTTLHRCRVMEILEE; encoded by the coding sequence ATGATAAATTGTTTATCTATATTTTCAGGTTGTAAGAATGACCCTAAATCTTTACGAAATATGCCATCAAAAAATACTATAAAAGTAGAAAAATCTGTGTTTGGATTATTACCGGACCAGAGCCGGGCAGATATTTATACCCTAACCAATACAAATGGTATGAGGGTAAAAATTACCAATTACGGTGGTATCATCACATCATGGACGGCTCCGGATAGATGGGGAGTTTATGAAGATATTGTATTGGGTTATGATAAGCTTGAACATTATGTCGCGAACAATCCTTACTTCGGAGCTATTATAGGTCGATACGGTAACAGAATAGCCAAGGGTAAATTTTCTTTAGATGGTAAAAATTTTACTTTGGCGGTTAATAATATAGGCAATCATCTTCACGGCGGGATAATTGGTTTTGATAAAGTGTTATGGAGGGCTGAAATCGTGGAAGGAGAAGAAGCAACTCTGATGCTGACTTATCTGAGCAAAGACGGAGAAGAAGGGTATCCCGGCAATCTGAATGTCACCGTCATCTTCACTTTGACCAATGCCAATGAACTCAAAATAGATTATGAAGCGGAGACGGATCAGACAACTGTTGTTAATTTGACCAGTCACAGTTACTTTAATCTTACAGCCCATAAAACTGATATTTTGGGTCATACATTGAAACTCAACGCTGACAAATTTCTTCCTGTGGACAAAACATTAATACCTACAGGTGAATTACGCCCGGTAATCTGTACCCCATTTGATTTTATTAATCCGAAAATTATTGGACAGGATATCAGATCAGAGGATGAACAATTGTTTTTGGGTGGCGGATATGACCACTGTTGGGTGCTTAATACTTCAACGGATGCACTTACTCTCGCAGCTACATTATCTGAACCGAATAGTGGGCGGGTATTGGATGTTTTTACAACAGAGCCCGCTATCCAGTTTTATTCAGGAAATTTTTTAGACGGAACGATAACCGGCAAAAATAACGTTGTCTATGGCCACAGATCCGGTTTGTGCTTAGAAACACAGCATTTTCCGGATTCACCTAATCAAAAAACATTTCCAAATGTTGTGCTGAAACCGGGAGAAAAATACAAAAGTACTACATTGCATCGGTGTCGAGTAATGGAGATTTTGGAAGAGTAG
- a CDS encoding DUF1963 domain-containing protein has protein sequence MTKLFLRKFVERWEKVKQKDRLNYALTRGIFFSVVFTIVKDWSLIVEAINNNFELLKQVLQNSLKVFVWATVTFYFLIWWLIENIYLKFVPETERRNYDGWNAKQVNKSCKEIEMQNKTENQIRSEIASLIDNLNLGNYKEKLLSELRFNYRLKCFDQEDYSQLGNTRLGGLPDLPKNVEYPYYENGYYNLLCQINFSEFENKLGKLPEKGILYIFNGHSSDDDFFTYFSKSTDNLEKKYPPEGMKNLNEEYNKTYYDGLKVRFEVEHLFGDSRFDVYNFDKEKYQTLFESNSRFHTHILGNSMDSISSVYLHLKGFETLKYEIPLDIESRKFYQKQFEKCLNDCISETKKDYPVDYAEKREQLLKFNQEKEVHFKNYNKVTCLIGLESLDRLEWMWSDSGFKYVYILDEDLQNENFDNLLVETWSS, from the coding sequence ATGACTAAACTATTTTTAAGAAAGTTTGTCGAAAGGTGGGAAAAAGTAAAGCAAAAAGATCGCTTGAATTATGCTCTAACTCGGGGTATATTTTTCTCGGTCGTTTTTACAATAGTAAAAGATTGGAGTTTAATAGTTGAAGCAATAAACAATAATTTTGAGCTACTCAAACAGGTATTGCAGAATTCTCTAAAGGTTTTTGTTTGGGCAACAGTTACTTTTTATTTTTTAATTTGGTGGCTAATTGAAAATATTTATCTAAAATTTGTACCTGAAACTGAAAGAAGAAATTACGATGGATGGAATGCAAAGCAAGTAAACAAAAGCTGTAAGGAAATTGAAATGCAAAATAAGACTGAGAATCAAATCAGATCAGAAATAGCATCATTGATTGACAACTTAAATTTGGGCAATTATAAAGAAAAATTATTAAGTGAATTACGTTTCAATTATCGACTGAAATGTTTTGATCAAGAAGACTATTCACAATTGGGAAACACAAGATTAGGTGGATTGCCTGACTTACCCAAAAACGTGGAATATCCCTATTACGAAAATGGATATTACAATCTATTGTGTCAGATTAACTTCTCAGAATTTGAAAATAAACTTGGTAAGCTTCCGGAAAAAGGAATACTCTACATATTTAATGGGCATTCTTCTGATGATGATTTTTTTACATATTTTTCTAAGTCAACCGATAATTTGGAAAAAAAATATCCACCAGAAGGAATGAAAAATCTTAATGAAGAGTACAACAAAACATATTATGATGGATTAAAAGTAAGGTTTGAAGTGGAGCATTTGTTTGGTGATAGTCGGTTTGATGTTTACAATTTTGACAAAGAAAAATATCAAACTTTATTTGAATCCAATTCACGTTTTCACACGCACATATTAGGGAATTCGATGGACTCAATATCATCTGTCTATCTACATCTTAAAGGTTTTGAAACTTTAAAATACGAAATCCCATTAGATATTGAATCAAGAAAATTTTACCAAAAACAATTTGAAAAATGCTTGAATGATTGTATATCTGAAACAAAAAAGGATTATCCTGTCGATTATGCCGAAAAAAGGGAGCAATTATTAAAATTTAACCAAGAAAAGGAAGTACATTTTAAGAACTATAACAAAGTTACTTGTTTGATAGGTTTAGAATCTTTAGATAGATTGGAATGGATGTGGAGTGACTCTGGATTTAAATATGTTTATATTTTGGATGAGGATTTACAAAACGAGAATTTTGACAATCTTTTAGTTGAAACTTGGTCGTCTTAA